A single window of Colletotrichum higginsianum IMI 349063 chromosome 8, whole genome shotgun sequence DNA harbors:
- a CDS encoding Beta-xylanase, with protein sequence MPIILAPLAVFALPPDDYMSPLAERQSPTSIDRLFKARGKLYIGVSTDNGTLQQGKTAAIIRNNFGQVTPEYSMKWDALEPARNRFTFGNADFLVNWARQNGAKTIHGHTLLWHRALPAWVSVIRDKATLAVVVETHIKAVVGRYKGKVRSWDVVNEAFNDDGSLRSSVFSRVLGEAYIGIAFRAARAADPDAKLYINDYNLDRADWAKVVAIVSKVNQWLGQGIPIDGIGSQTHLAQNMAGNVLGALQKLASARVTEIAITELDITGAPPNEYANVVSACLSVPKCRGITVWGVSDKNSWISTATPLLFDVNYEPKPAYNAIVTRLRQK encoded by the exons ATGCCCATCATCCTTGCGCCACtggccgtcttcgccctccctcccgaCGACTACATGTCTCCCCTCGCCGAACGACAATCTCCAACCAGCATCGACCGGCTTTTCAAGGCCCGCGGCAAACTCTACATCGGCGTCTCAACCGACAACGGTACTCTCCAGCAGGGCAAAACAGCGGCAATCATTAGGAACAACTTTGGCCAAGTGACGCCCGAGTACTCGATGAAGTGGGATGCACTCGAGCCCGCACGCAACCGCTTCACCTTTGGCAACGCCGACTTTCTCGTCAACTGGGCCCGGCAGAACGGCGCCAAGACCATCCACGGCCACACACTGCTGTGGCACCGCGCCCTGCCGGCGTGGGTGTCCGTCATCAGGGACAAGGCTACGCTtgcggtcgtcgtcgagacaCATatcaaggccgtcgtcgggcgATACAAGGGCAAAGTCCGATCGTGG GACGTCGTCAACGAGGCtttcaacgacgacggctcaCTCCGGAGCTCTGTCTTCTCTCGGGTGCTCGGCGAGGCCTACATCGGCATCGCCTTCCGCGCGGCGCGCGCCGCAGACCCCGACGCGAAGCTCTACATCAACGACTATAACCTTGACCGGGCGGATTGGGCTAAGGTCGTCGCCATAGTCAGCAAGGTGAACCAGTGGCTCGGCCAGGGCATTCCTATCGATGgcatag GCTCCCAGACGCATCTGGCCCAGAACATGGCCGGGAACGTCCTGGGCGCACTGCAGAAGCTTGCGAGCGCACGCGTCACCGAGATCGCCATTACCGAGCTCGATATCACCGGGGCGCCACCAAATGAGTACGCGAACGTCGTAAGCGCATGCCTCAGCGTGCCCAAGTGCCGAGGCATTACTGTCTGGGGGGTCAGCGATAAG AACTCTTGGATCAGCACCGCAACACCATTGCTTTTCGACGTCAATTACGAGCCGAAGCCAGCGTACAATGCTATTGTCACAAGGTTGCGGCAGAAGTAA